Proteins found in one Paenibacillus borealis genomic segment:
- a CDS encoding ATP-grasp domain-containing protein, whose protein sequence is MTIAIMNKLSYHRVPYDKWLGNKEDIVIFTSSETYEEFCHKGFLEVWPFDSYEKNTEIENSIIHLNKKYQFSKLIALSEYDILRAGKLRSILNIPGQNFFSSTAFRDKLLMKQTASYGGIRVPEFNQIFSKDNIIHFVQNNHFPVILKPISASGSEGVMVLKNEQNLQELLTEFDDFESGNYEVETFIDGTMYHVDGLVAKGHLIFCSVSKYYNGCLEYQSNNPLSSFTLSDTNSLKHAIIKETEKLLEAMPTPEDTSFHAEFFVNNEGEIYLCEVASRTGGGKIGRVVELKYGLNLNQASCQLQCHCAVEASLKETDMLYGFLLIPPQIGTFGGYSKNITVESIVEYETAATSGERYNGAQHSADFVAAVIVKAGSESEIEKEIDRITSLFQENMVWEK, encoded by the coding sequence ATGACAATTGCTATTATGAATAAACTAAGCTACCATAGGGTGCCTTATGATAAGTGGCTGGGCAATAAAGAGGACATTGTTATATTCACATCCTCAGAGACATACGAAGAATTCTGTCATAAGGGCTTTCTTGAGGTTTGGCCTTTTGATTCTTATGAAAAAAATACAGAAATAGAAAACTCCATTATTCATCTGAATAAGAAGTATCAATTTTCAAAACTTATCGCTCTATCAGAATATGATATTTTACGTGCAGGGAAACTTCGCAGCATTCTGAATATACCTGGACAGAATTTTTTTAGCAGCACTGCTTTTCGGGATAAACTCCTTATGAAACAAACAGCAAGTTACGGAGGCATCAGGGTTCCTGAGTTTAACCAAATTTTCAGCAAGGATAATATCATTCATTTTGTACAAAACAATCATTTTCCCGTTATTCTTAAACCTATTTCTGCCTCTGGTTCCGAAGGGGTTATGGTACTGAAAAATGAGCAAAACCTGCAAGAGCTCTTAACTGAATTTGATGATTTTGAATCCGGTAATTATGAAGTAGAAACATTTATTGATGGAACAATGTACCATGTGGATGGATTGGTGGCCAAAGGCCATTTGATTTTTTGTTCAGTGTCCAAATATTATAACGGTTGCCTGGAGTACCAGAGTAACAACCCTTTAAGTAGTTTCACTTTATCTGATACAAATTCTTTGAAACACGCGATCATCAAGGAAACTGAAAAATTATTGGAGGCCATGCCCACTCCGGAGGATACTTCTTTCCATGCCGAGTTTTTTGTAAATAATGAAGGGGAAATTTATTTATGTGAAGTTGCCAGCAGAACAGGCGGCGGCAAGATTGGCAGAGTGGTGGAGTTGAAATACGGGCTGAATTTAAACCAGGCTTCCTGCCAGCTGCAATGTCATTGTGCTGTTGAAGCTTCACTCAAAGAAACAGATATGTTATACGGATTTTTGTTGATTCCCCCGCAGATCGGTACTTTTGGTGGATACAGTAAAAATATAACCGTTGAGAGTATCGTTGAGTATGAAACCGCGGCGACTTCCGGGGAAAGATATAACGGGGCTCAGCACAGTGCCGATTTCGTTGCGGCAGTTATCGTAAAAGCTGGCAGCGAATCAGAAATAGAGAAGGAGATCGACAGAATCACAAGTTTATTTCAAGAAAATATGGTTTGGGAAAAATAA
- a CDS encoding AraC family transcriptional regulator, which translates to MLCLELAIPPLPQFVTVGHAVWAPGDRHFARTFGVYDLLLVKRGTLYIREKDREYAVGPGKLLVLEAGLPHEGYRACEEDTEIYWVHFIHESKPAYIRREDISWSSLLAKGTVEDEEPSAQQRLYMPKYATIDVEALEPILHEMNEIHSRLNTENALRLHLLLAGLLEALQAECIRTAQPEPAARLARAAASYLDVHWRQPFNLAGLEEELHFQADYITRCMKQHIGTTPLQYVLHLRLEEAKKLLGGTVLGISEIAERIGIQDPNYMTRLFSTRFGLTPGAYRRRQRQREDTAASTETEEV; encoded by the coding sequence GTGCTGTGTCTGGAATTAGCGATTCCGCCGCTGCCGCAATTCGTCACGGTGGGGCATGCCGTCTGGGCGCCGGGAGACCGGCATTTCGCCCGCACGTTCGGTGTGTACGATCTGCTGCTGGTGAAGCGGGGAACGCTCTATATAAGAGAAAAGGATAGAGAGTATGCGGTGGGGCCGGGTAAGCTGCTGGTGCTGGAGGCGGGGCTGCCGCATGAAGGGTACCGGGCCTGCGAGGAGGATACAGAGATTTACTGGGTGCACTTCATCCACGAATCTAAGCCGGCCTATATCCGGCGGGAGGATATTTCCTGGTCATCACTGCTGGCCAAAGGAACGGTGGAGGATGAGGAGCCCTCTGCACAGCAGCGTCTGTACATGCCGAAATATGCCACAATCGACGTAGAGGCGCTGGAGCCGATTCTGCATGAGATGAATGAGATCCACAGCCGGCTGAATACAGAAAATGCACTGCGTCTTCACCTGCTGCTGGCCGGGCTGCTGGAGGCACTTCAGGCGGAATGCATACGGACTGCACAGCCGGAGCCGGCGGCACGGCTGGCCCGGGCAGCAGCCAGCTATCTGGATGTCCACTGGAGACAGCCGTTTAATCTTGCAGGGCTTGAAGAGGAGCTGCATTTCCAGGCGGATTATATTACAAGGTGCATGAAACAGCATATCGGTACTACGCCGCTGCAGTATGTACTCCATCTGCGTCTGGAAGAAGCAAAGAAGCTGCTGGGCGGTACAGTGCTGGGTATTTCTGAAATTGCCGAACGGATAGGCATTCAAGACCCCAACTATATGACGCGCCTGTTCAGCACGAGGTTTGGACTGACTCCCGGAGCTTACCGCCGCCGGCAGCGCCAGAGGGAAGATACAGCTGCCTCTACCGAAACGGAGGAAGTCTAA
- a CDS encoding ATP-grasp domain-containing protein, with translation MRAAIINHFSVKRVDYIKALNNLDVEIVLFTKKKFENDYRQIFTTVLGYDHLEHNDNVYYDLIEMHKEKNFDVIIATYEFDLEKVGLLRSYLGLPGQNASSSLLFRNKFKMKSRLQGTVNLPRFKEVTNVFDIFDFAQSNGYPFVVKPQSGAGSVGVKIIRDVSGLRKLLEASITEPLLIEEYITGEMFHVDGLYKDGHLILSVPSKYINDCLAFETGKYLGSVMLEERDPYYDRLNREVAKVLDTLETPNQVIAFHAEFFLDDEDTLIFCEIASRVGGGMIPEAIYYAKGVDLLTESISSQLLIEHEFTVQDNKMAGWITIPPGTGKLKEFNLAPFEWIKESYYKEDDLNKIFEGASSSADAIISYVISGESTDELCERIEQIYAWHKLHDEWIQECSNADSTPDNLFLGAALSP, from the coding sequence TTGAGAGCGGCGATTATTAATCATTTCTCAGTCAAAAGAGTAGATTACATAAAGGCTTTGAATAATCTTGATGTTGAAATTGTTCTGTTCACTAAAAAGAAATTCGAAAATGATTACAGGCAAATATTTACTACTGTCCTAGGATACGATCATTTGGAACATAATGATAATGTCTATTATGATCTGATAGAAATGCATAAAGAAAAGAACTTTGATGTAATTATAGCTACTTATGAATTTGATCTTGAGAAAGTAGGGTTGTTAAGATCTTATTTGGGTTTGCCCGGACAAAATGCCAGCAGTTCTTTATTGTTCAGAAACAAATTCAAGATGAAAAGCCGTTTGCAGGGTACTGTTAATTTGCCCAGGTTTAAGGAGGTGACCAATGTTTTTGATATCTTTGATTTTGCTCAAAGTAATGGTTATCCTTTTGTTGTTAAGCCCCAGTCAGGAGCAGGTTCTGTTGGGGTGAAAATTATACGGGATGTCAGTGGATTAAGAAAACTGTTAGAAGCAAGTATAACTGAGCCTTTATTAATTGAAGAATATATCACGGGTGAGATGTTTCATGTTGATGGATTGTATAAGGATGGGCATTTAATTCTATCTGTGCCTTCAAAATATATCAATGATTGCTTAGCTTTTGAAACAGGCAAATATTTAGGTTCTGTTATGCTGGAGGAACGCGATCCATATTATGACCGGCTTAACCGGGAGGTTGCCAAAGTTTTAGATACGTTGGAGACACCAAATCAGGTTATTGCTTTTCATGCTGAGTTTTTTTTGGATGATGAGGATACACTGATTTTCTGTGAGATTGCTTCAAGAGTGGGTGGCGGGATGATTCCTGAGGCCATTTATTATGCCAAAGGAGTTGATCTTCTTACTGAATCCATAAGTTCTCAGCTGCTCATTGAGCATGAGTTCACGGTCCAGGATAATAAGATGGCTGGTTGGATAACCATTCCCCCTGGAACAGGTAAACTGAAGGAGTTTAACCTTGCTCCTTTTGAATGGATTAAGGAAAGTTATTATAAAGAAGATGACTTAAACAAAATTTTCGAGGGAGCTTCCTCCAGCGCGGACGCTATCATTTCGTACGTTATTTCGGGAGAGTCCACCGATGAATTATGCGAAAGAATCGAGCAAATATATGCTTGGCACAAGCTGCATGATGAATGGATACAAGAATGCTCAAATGCGGACAGTACCCCGGATAACCTTTTTTTGGGCGCGGCTTTGTCTCCTTGA
- a CDS encoding GDSL-type esterase/lipase family protein — MLPLNIHTIIDRVTKDSANPVILFLGDSITADGLYIRLAREGLKQHRPDLAVELIPGGVPSETASGLSEAAHPFPRPCIHERLARELAAASPGVVVACYGMNDGIYHPLSEERFAAYQAGMLQLSTQIREAGAAVVLMTPPPFDAPSMNGRLQPADAADFSYLAPYKDYDEVLEHYAGWLLSGECPADGIIDLRTPLLEHIRQERSLNASYSYGDGIHPDAAGHGVIARTLLRNLFDAEPDTLRGAEESGEAARGKAD, encoded by the coding sequence ATGCTGCCTTTAAATATTCATACGATTATTGATAGGGTAACCAAAGATTCCGCGAATCCCGTGATTCTGTTCCTCGGGGACAGCATTACGGCAGACGGCCTGTATATCCGATTAGCCCGGGAAGGGCTGAAGCAGCACCGTCCGGATCTGGCGGTGGAGCTGATCCCGGGCGGTGTTCCCAGCGAGACGGCGTCGGGCCTCAGCGAAGCGGCACATCCGTTTCCGCGGCCTTGCATCCACGAACGGCTGGCAAGAGAGCTTGCGGCAGCGTCTCCGGGTGTGGTCGTAGCCTGCTACGGGATGAATGACGGGATCTATCATCCTTTGTCGGAAGAGCGTTTCGCAGCCTATCAGGCGGGGATGCTGCAGCTGAGCACACAAATCCGTGAAGCGGGGGCCGCTGTTGTGCTGATGACACCGCCGCCATTTGACGCTCCGTCCATGAACGGCCGGCTGCAGCCGGCGGATGCGGCTGATTTCAGCTATCTGGCTCCTTACAAGGATTATGACGAGGTGTTGGAGCATTATGCGGGCTGGCTGCTGTCCGGTGAATGTCCTGCGGATGGCATCATCGATTTGCGCACACCGCTGCTGGAGCATATCCGGCAGGAGCGGTCACTGAATGCCTCGTATAGTTATGGAGACGGAATCCATCCGGACGCAGCGGGACACGGGGTAATCGCACGGACACTTCTGCGGAATTTGTTCGATGCAGAGCCGGATACGCTGCGGGGTGCGGAGGAATCGGGGGAGGCGGCCCGCGGAAAAGCGGATTGA
- a CDS encoding MFS transporter yields the protein MQVNDGSVNPSLNRRTWFLLGLGLNNLGNNFYYIGLPLLVYKLSGSATSMGIMAIIEVLPVLLLGPFIGTIVDRLDSKKILLVSSILQAVIMAVFFGVSNIQDSTAIVYIVYILGGITATNVQFNKITIFTIVPKLFHNNLKAGNAKISSVTTSTELFSPFIASFFIGLMGLFSLFLFNCITSVWFALIIVKAQILDEKKQPAPFDFSSFIRDTTKGFKVFVHSRPLLLLIIIVAISNLGDAGLIQLLMYYMAEDFHLSNASISFIIGISGIGAFLGTFFPRFTNKMTIGHTLFIGLLLNNVGIFLLLIKSWPIIAVGLFIANVGGIIYGISQNTIIHMVAEKDMLARVNSSLKLLVQITKPISISMLMFSANAFGAYFGIVVCVSFAVITTAVMIITKFYNFELEDKKIRGE from the coding sequence TTGCAGGTCAATGATGGCAGTGTAAATCCAAGCTTGAACAGACGTACATGGTTTTTATTGGGGCTGGGTCTCAATAATCTGGGGAACAATTTTTATTATATCGGCTTACCTTTGTTGGTTTACAAATTGTCCGGGTCTGCAACCTCAATGGGGATTATGGCAATCATCGAAGTACTTCCTGTGCTTTTGCTGGGACCCTTTATTGGTACAATCGTAGATAGACTGGATTCAAAGAAAATATTACTGGTTTCGTCCATATTACAAGCTGTCATTATGGCGGTATTTTTTGGTGTGAGTAATATACAGGACAGTACAGCCATTGTGTATATTGTTTACATTTTAGGCGGAATTACCGCAACCAATGTTCAATTTAATAAAATAACTATTTTTACGATTGTACCCAAGCTTTTTCATAATAATCTGAAAGCAGGAAATGCAAAGATATCTTCTGTAACTACATCCACCGAATTGTTCTCTCCTTTTATAGCATCCTTCTTTATCGGATTAATGGGACTGTTTTCTCTATTTTTGTTTAACTGTATTACTTCTGTGTGGTTTGCCTTGATTATTGTCAAAGCGCAGATACTGGATGAGAAGAAACAACCTGCTCCATTTGATTTCAGCTCTTTTATTAGGGATACAACCAAAGGATTTAAGGTATTTGTACATTCAAGACCTCTTCTGTTATTAATAATAATTGTAGCTATCTCAAACCTGGGAGACGCAGGACTCATCCAACTGCTGATGTATTATATGGCAGAGGACTTTCACCTATCCAATGCATCTATTTCGTTTATCATAGGGATTAGTGGTATTGGGGCTTTTTTAGGTACGTTTTTCCCAAGGTTCACCAATAAAATGACTATAGGTCATACGCTGTTTATAGGATTGCTGCTGAACAATGTCGGGATTTTTTTATTGCTAATTAAGAGTTGGCCCATTATTGCAGTAGGATTGTTTATAGCTAATGTAGGGGGGATTATTTATGGAATCTCTCAGAATACAATTATTCATATGGTCGCAGAGAAAGATATGCTGGCTAGAGTGAATAGTTCACTGAAATTATTGGTGCAGATTACTAAGCCCATCTCAATTTCTATGTTAATGTTCTCAGCCAATGCGTTTGGGGCTTATTTTGGGATTGTTGTATGCGTTAGTTTTGCAGTAATTACTACGGCAGTTATGATAATCACCAAATTTTATAATTTTGAATTGGAAGATAAGAAGATAAGAGGTGAATAG
- a CDS encoding alpha-amylase family protein, with translation MRFRQVHLDFHTSEFIPGTGKDFSKSQFQSMLRAGHVDSVTVFSKCHHGWAYHPSEANEMHPHLSFDLLGEMISAAHEIGVKTPVYLSAGLDEKLARRHPEWLIRDAEDRTRWVKDFMTPGYHEFCLNTPYLDVLLAQIHEVVSRYDADGIFLDIVGSRKCRCQYCVTALRAAGQDPRDEAAVTALGEQTYLNYARRVRETIDAVKPGLPVYHNNGHQQRGRRDLVQVNSHIELESLPTGGWGYDHFPLSARYAQTLGMEFLGMTGKFHTSWGEFGGYKHPNALRYEAALSLAHGAKCSIGDQLHPSGFMDEATYALIGAAYAEVEAKEPWCSGVESVADIAVLSLEAAREACPGGQELKGLRNVADAGVVRILSEGHYLYDIVDTFSDFAAYKVLILPDEVPVWPELAAAIEAFTAVGGKVLATGRSGLNPAGDAFALNLGIRWQGTNPYRPAYFHPHFTPGALLPASYVMYGEGQLVELREGQSLGHLENPYFNRDVFTFCSHQHTPGTREDNGPAMVESSSGIYIAWEVFSDYAEGGHLILKEMVLHALSRLLPRPSLRTDLPARGVTTLQHQPAEKRYVNHLLYAAPALKGRIEVIEDIVPLRDISVSLNLPSPAPIQRVYLAPSMTELPFTVSPEGEISYTIPYMENHQMAVIELVH, from the coding sequence ATGCGTTTTCGTCAGGTTCACCTGGACTTCCATACTTCCGAATTCATACCCGGCACCGGCAAAGACTTCTCCAAATCCCAGTTTCAATCCATGCTGCGTGCCGGTCATGTTGACTCTGTTACAGTGTTCTCCAAATGCCATCACGGCTGGGCCTATCACCCCAGTGAAGCCAATGAAATGCATCCGCATCTCTCCTTCGATCTTCTGGGGGAGATGATCAGTGCAGCTCACGAAATCGGGGTCAAGACGCCGGTATATCTGTCCGCCGGCCTTGATGAGAAGCTTGCGCGCCGTCATCCCGAGTGGCTCATCCGTGATGCAGAGGACCGTACACGCTGGGTGAAGGACTTCATGACACCGGGTTACCATGAGTTTTGCCTGAACACACCTTATCTGGACGTTTTGCTGGCGCAAATCCATGAAGTTGTCTCCCGTTATGATGCCGACGGCATCTTTCTCGATATCGTCGGTAGCCGTAAATGCCGCTGCCAATATTGCGTCACGGCACTGCGGGCAGCCGGCCAGGATCCCCGTGATGAAGCAGCCGTCACTGCCTTAGGTGAACAGACTTACCTGAATTATGCCCGCCGCGTCCGGGAGACGATCGACGCTGTAAAGCCTGGTCTTCCGGTCTATCACAACAACGGCCATCAGCAGCGGGGCCGGCGTGATCTCGTCCAGGTCAACAGCCACATTGAGCTGGAATCCCTTCCGACCGGCGGCTGGGGCTACGATCACTTCCCGCTGTCGGCACGGTACGCCCAGACCCTGGGCATGGAATTTCTCGGCATGACCGGCAAATTCCATACCTCCTGGGGCGAATTTGGCGGCTATAAGCATCCGAACGCGCTGCGCTATGAAGCCGCTCTCAGCCTCGCCCATGGTGCGAAATGCTCTATCGGTGACCAGCTTCACCCTTCGGGCTTTATGGATGAAGCGACCTATGCCCTAATCGGCGCTGCCTATGCCGAGGTGGAGGCGAAGGAGCCGTGGTGCAGCGGGGTGGAGTCCGTTGCGGATATCGCTGTCCTGTCCCTGGAGGCAGCGCGTGAAGCCTGTCCCGGCGGACAGGAACTGAAGGGACTGCGCAATGTAGCTGACGCCGGTGTGGTGCGCATACTGAGTGAAGGGCACTACCTGTATGACATCGTGGATACATTCAGCGATTTTGCCGCTTACAAGGTGCTGATTCTGCCGGATGAAGTACCGGTATGGCCGGAATTGGCGGCTGCTATTGAAGCCTTTACGGCAGTGGGCGGCAAGGTGCTGGCCACCGGACGTTCGGGCCTGAATCCGGCAGGTGATGCCTTTGCGCTGAATCTGGGTATCCGCTGGCAGGGAACAAATCCGTACCGTCCGGCGTATTTCCATCCGCATTTCACGCCCGGCGCCTTACTGCCTGCTTCTTATGTAATGTACGGTGAAGGTCAGCTGGTAGAATTGCGGGAGGGACAATCGCTCGGCCACCTGGAGAATCCGTATTTCAACCGCGATGTCTTCACTTTCTGTTCGCATCAGCATACACCTGGTACCCGGGAAGATAATGGACCGGCCATGGTTGAGAGCAGCAGCGGAATCTATATTGCCTGGGAAGTGTTCAGCGACTATGCGGAAGGCGGCCACCTTATCCTCAAAGAAATGGTGCTCCATGCGCTGTCCCGGCTGCTGCCGCGCCCTTCCCTCCGCACTGATCTCCCAGCCCGGGGAGTAACGACTCTGCAGCACCAGCCGGCGGAGAAGCGCTATGTGAACCATCTGCTCTATGCCGCCCCTGCCCTGAAGGGCCGTATTGAAGTCATCGAGGACATTGTGCCGCTGCGGGACATTTCTGTTAGCCTGAATCTGCCGTCTCCGGCCCCCATCCAGCGGGTCTATCTGGCTCCCTCGATGACTGAACTGCCGTTTACAGTAAGTCCGGAGGGTGAAATCTCGTACACAATTCCTTACATGGAGAATCACCAGATGGCAGTAATAGAGCTGGTACATTAA
- a CDS encoding helix-turn-helix domain-containing protein, producing the protein MKVLQTIRSRKYLQRILLSFMLVVATLAVASLFVNSNARGKVLSLQNEADRKLLTQINYNIENMNGIVKDLAVSLYNDEELLALKSGADYRQSILKIERLNHTVASSPYLHAAIFYNGAQHRFFSSLNHEINNSLLYDSLKDYMASRADLPKLQLIPLDLDGEDEGIDVFAIFIYDGETLGSINDNVLILTVKPGWMLDNMKALNQVAEREKDVLFITDSDGEVLISTDGLLPAGLDIKADLLPRITSSATPLNSFNETYGDRKYKVTYLSKALNNWQIVSMQDYDVVLGSVRQMKWTEIAVTLSVVLLAILLSVFFALRLYKPVGQLLTLVPQDVHGAPQAKDELSLIAANVTEMISKLKGLELERASQSNIAKLYQLRSLIGSSQSIDEQAFLQIREQHGINIAYPSPLRLALVQIDNLQGLAAEPGLPMESLLYFAIANIGQEQLRREGSCEAADMKSGHLVFIAGSGEGTLAKLEERFRELQQTIFDYYHITFTVTLSEVFTDYRFITRHYNLAMRHSNYRMIFGKGAVLEPEMLRENERNESLRIPQELERQLTEGLKGGDLAETEQTIRKWRELLGSFSYENMFSAVLHLAVTLSNTLGEMNNRNVNPVSVNLQAVNRRILEKETLDEIEAVLLEVVREVAEQRRSGREDKNRLLAETVKEIIDKHYADPDLNVQRIADMLKMNSVYLGQVFKAQEGTTVVDQINAARLAYAKEYLEQKDLTVTEIMEKVGFGNESYFYRLFKRRYGTTPKEYRLKSAIDRSK; encoded by the coding sequence ATGAAGGTATTGCAGACGATCCGCTCGCGGAAATATTTACAGCGGATTCTACTCAGCTTTATGCTTGTTGTGGCCACACTGGCTGTGGCTTCGCTGTTTGTGAACTCAAATGCCCGCGGGAAGGTGCTTAGCCTGCAGAACGAAGCCGACCGCAAGCTGCTGACCCAAATCAATTACAATATAGAGAACATGAATGGTATCGTAAAGGATCTGGCGGTTTCGCTGTACAATGACGAAGAACTGCTCGCCCTGAAGTCCGGCGCGGATTACAGGCAGAGCATTCTCAAGATCGAGCGCCTCAACCATACGGTGGCCTCTTCCCCGTATCTGCATGCTGCCATCTTTTACAATGGGGCCCAGCACCGGTTCTTCTCGTCGCTCAATCATGAAATTAACAATAGTCTCCTGTACGATTCCCTTAAGGACTACATGGCCTCCCGGGCCGATCTGCCGAAGCTGCAGCTGATTCCGCTGGACCTTGACGGAGAGGACGAGGGGATTGATGTATTTGCGATCTTCATTTATGACGGGGAGACCCTCGGATCTATCAATGACAATGTGCTGATTCTGACGGTGAAGCCGGGCTGGATGCTGGATAATATGAAAGCGCTTAATCAGGTGGCGGAGCGTGAAAAGGATGTCCTCTTCATTACGGACAGTGACGGCGAGGTGCTAATTTCAACCGACGGGCTGCTTCCGGCGGGTCTTGACATCAAGGCGGACCTGCTGCCGCGGATAACTTCTTCAGCCACGCCGCTTAATTCTTTTAACGAAACGTATGGAGACAGGAAGTACAAGGTCACTTATCTGAGCAAAGCGCTGAATAACTGGCAGATCGTCAGCATGCAGGATTACGATGTTGTGCTGGGCAGCGTGCGGCAGATGAAATGGACGGAGATAGCGGTCACGCTGTCTGTAGTTCTGCTCGCTATCCTGCTGTCTGTGTTCTTTGCATTACGGCTGTATAAGCCGGTGGGCCAGCTGCTGACGCTGGTGCCGCAGGATGTACACGGCGCTCCGCAGGCGAAGGATGAGCTGTCGCTGATTGCAGCCAACGTGACCGAGATGATCAGCAAGCTGAAGGGGCTGGAGCTGGAGCGGGCATCGCAGTCAAATATCGCCAAGCTCTACCAGCTGCGCAGTCTGATCGGGTCAAGCCAGAGCATCGATGAACAGGCATTCCTGCAGATCAGGGAGCAGCACGGAATTAACATCGCTTATCCTTCACCGCTGCGGCTGGCCCTGGTGCAGATTGACAATCTGCAGGGACTTGCCGCAGAACCGGGGCTGCCGATGGAATCCCTGCTGTACTTTGCCATTGCCAATATCGGCCAGGAGCAGCTGCGGCGTGAGGGCTCCTGTGAAGCTGCAGATATGAAAAGCGGCCATCTGGTCTTCATCGCCGGCAGCGGAGAAGGGACACTTGCGAAGCTGGAGGAGCGCTTCAGGGAGCTTCAGCAGACGATTTTTGACTACTATCATATTACCTTTACAGTTACGCTGAGCGAAGTGTTCACGGATTACCGCTTCATTACCCGGCATTACAATCTGGCTATGCGCCACTCGAACTACCGGATGATCTTCGGCAAGGGAGCCGTGCTTGAGCCTGAGATGCTCCGGGAGAATGAGCGGAATGAATCGCTGCGTATCCCGCAGGAGCTGGAACGGCAGCTGACGGAAGGACTGAAGGGCGGGGATCTGGCAGAGACGGAGCAGACGATCCGCAAATGGAGAGAACTGCTCGGCAGCTTCAGCTACGAGAATATGTTCTCGGCGGTGCTTCATCTTGCGGTTACCTTAAGCAACACGCTTGGCGAGATGAACAACCGCAACGTCAACCCGGTATCGGTCAACCTGCAGGCCGTTAACCGGCGTATTCTGGAAAAAGAGACGCTGGATGAGATTGAGGCCGTACTTCTGGAGGTTGTGCGCGAGGTGGCGGAGCAGCGGCGCAGCGGGCGGGAGGATAAGAACCGGCTGCTGGCCGAAACGGTGAAGGAAATTATTGATAAGCATTACGCCGATCCGGATCTGAATGTGCAGCGGATCGCTGATATGCTTAAGATGAACTCCGTCTATCTGGGTCAGGTGTTCAAAGCACAGGAAGGCACGACCGTGGTGGATCAGATCAACGCAGCCCGCCTGGCCTATGCCAAAGAATACCTGGAGCAGAAGGACTTGACCGTTACAGAGATTATGGAAAAGGTCGGCTTCGGTAACGAAAGCTATTTCTACCGCCTGTTCAAACGCCGCTATGGAACGACACCGAAGGAATACCGCCTGAAGTCTGCCATTGACCGCAGCAAATAA